One Mus caroli chromosome 6, CAROLI_EIJ_v1.1, whole genome shotgun sequence genomic window, GCTGGGCGTGGGCGTCACCCGCTACCTGGCCATCGCGCACCACCGCTTCTACGCTGAGCGCCTGGCCGGCTGGCCGTGCGCCGCGATGCTGGTGTGCGCCGCCTGGGCGCTGGCTTTGGCCGCGGCCTTCCCGCCGGTGCTGGACGGCGGTGGCGCGGACGACGAGGACGCGCCGTGCGCCCTGGAGCAGCGACCCGACGGCGCCCCGGGTGCGCTAGGCTTCCTGCTGCTCCTGGCCGCGGTGGTGGGCGCCACGCACCTCGTCTACCTCCGCCTGCTCTTCTTCATCCACGACCGCCGCAAGATGCGGCCCGCGCGCCTGGTGCCCGCCGTCAGCCACGACTGGACCTTCCACGGCCCGGGCGCCACCGGTCAGGCGGCTGCCAACTGGACGGCGGGCTTCGGCCGCGGGCCCACGCCACCTGCGCTCGTGGGCATCAGGCCTGCAGGCCCGGGCCGCGGCGCCCGGCGCctcctggtgctggaggagttcAAGACGGAGAAGAGGCTGTGCAAGATGTTCTACGCCATCACgctgctcttcctgctcctctgggGCCCCTATGTGGTGGCCAGTTACCTGCGCGTCCTGGTGCGACCGGGAGCTGTCCCGCAGGCCTACCTGACAGCCTCGGTGTGGCTGACATTCGCGCAGGCCGGCATCAACCCCGTGGTGTGTTTCCTCTTCAACCGGGAGCTGAGGGACTGTTTCCGAGCCCAGTTTCCCTGCTGCCAGAGTCCCCAGGCCACGCAGGCCACCCTCCCCTGCGACCTGAAAGGCATTGGTTTGTGAAGCGCGCTCTGCCACCCAGGCTCCCTCTGGCTTCAATTGTGACCGCTCATCTTTCCCTTCTGTCCCGTTGTCTGGTTCTCTGCTGCCTTCAGGAGACTCTCAAAGTGGACACGCACTTGGATTGTATAGACCCCTGTTCTAGGGCCGGGGGAGGGGATGCTGAGGTCCCGTTCTGTCCTTTAATTATACTTTCTTCCTGACAGCAGGCCCTGCAGTCTTTTTGTACTGGTACCGACTTCTTTTCTTCCacgtgtgattttttttttttaagataaaggCTACACTGGTTTTATTCATGCAAAGTTTCCTAGCGACCATGGCCAGTTTTCTACAGAGGCTATTTTTGACAACCTCAAGTGGCATTACCTTTGCGTTGCAGTGAAGGAGAGCGAGCTAGGAGATGTtggagatggaagagagggaCAGAGTTGTCTAAAGTCCCCTCAGAACTGCAGGCCACAGGGCCAGGTGAGCTGTGTGCCTTGTTTGGGGGGTGTGGGGAACTTCTCCCAGCGGTGACACTGAACTTTAGGAGAAAATTCGAATGGGTAGGAGGACGGTCTCATTTGAGTCACTTAAGGAGCAAGGCCTGGGGCCCTGTGTAAGTTATTATAAAACAATGCATCAGCAAACAGctgctctgtagatcagtcttGGATGGAAACTTTCTGTGAGACTGTGACTTTTAAACAGTAAAAAGTGTTTGGGATAGtaatgtggagaaaaaaaaaacagtattgcATGTGTTTGTACCGATTGTGATTTGCGGATGGGGTGGGCTCTGGAGGGCAGAAAAATACAGGTTTGTTTGGGTTAGGGGTTTGGGGGATTTTCCccccaataaaaagttaaaatacttTTGTGGAAATGGCTTGTGCTTTGATAAGCCCAGTTTTACTCTGTATTATGAGctaattttccctctgaagacTTGTCTGTGGTTAAGAAGATATGGGATATAATGGTGCCTCTCCCAGGAGACAAGCATTTTCCTGCGGTGTTTGCTAAGTTAGGTGGTGCTGTTCTACTCATGGCTGTTTTCAATGATTAATAAGAAACCATAATTTAAAATACGATCTCTTTGTTAGACATTGTCACTTGACACCGAAGGACTACATTGCAAGTACTGTATAATACTTTTTGCTTAAACTGCTCTGTTTTTATTAATGTAACTTGCGTTTTGAAGATTTCTATCTGTACTTCTCTTTGCATTACACAAATATACCAGTATTTTCACTCTGGagtggctgttttgtttttgaggccagGTCTCTTAGGTCTGTTGCTAAGTAACACACGCTGTCCATTGGTGTCTGCTGTCCCTTGTCGGGTGTTTGGTTTGAATATTGGCATCTCTGAGAATTGGAAGCTCTTGTGAGCAAGGGTTGGGGTTAGTCATGGAGGCCAGACGCTGAGCTCTGTGGCTCTTCCTCTCCAtgttatgtttttgagacagggtctctccgtCAAACAGAAGCTTGCCAATTGTCTGGGCTGGCCGGCCAGTAAGCCCGGGGACCTTAAGCCTGGGAATTTCAGGTGCCCCCAGATTTTTTCTTGGAGCTTAGCCTCTCAAGCTTCTGCAGCAAGCAggtcaccactgagccatctcataagCATGGGCTACAGATGGAGCTCAGGAGGAGAGCTTTGCCTAGAACCTGATCAGCctggagtttgattcctagaGTCGCCAGGGGGGTAATAAACTCCactggtttaaaagaaaaaaaaatcaatttgacaAACTATTCATAATGGATGTAGTAAATTTATGGTTTATTTTGAGGATAACATTAACTATTAAACATTATGTTCAAGAGAGATGAACAATAAGGGCGTGTGGCCAATCTGTCTCCACTAAATAGCATCATTTTGTTCTGCTTGTGAGAGCTGAAGACACCAGTCCACTTGGAAGGCTCCTGTTCTCCCTATGGCCTCAGTTCAGGTAGAGTTCCACCCTTGGGTTTTCAAGGGTCATTCATCAGAAATCTTCAGTGAAGTCCAAGACAGAGGGGGCAGGGAAATTAATCCTCCTCTCTCACATGCCTATCCAAGTGACTCAAGTTCAAGTCACAGAGGTCACCAAGGCCATGTTTTATTCAGAATATTTAGCACCCGGCATGCCACAGGAATCCCTCCATCCCAGGATATCCCTGAGTTATTTTGATCTTGGGCAGCAGCCAAACTCTATCAGAGACACATCACCAGGTGATGCTGGgactcctgagtcccagggttaTTTTCAGAGGAATTAGATGGCCCGGCTTACACAGCTCAGTGGTTCCTGTTGGGATGTGCTGAGTCGGGAGCCCTTTTCCACGGAGAAGTCACCTTCTACATCTCTCAGTTGGCTCAAGTCGTGATTTACTTTCGACATGCTGTGTGCAAACTTGCTTATAGAGGAAGGCATGGTTTCCACTGAGAATGCAAGGCAGAGCAACAAGCAGCCATTAAGGACTGGGCAGCTGTGTCCCGGATGCTCAGCTCATTGTAGCAGAGCAGGTACAGTGCACTCAAAGAAGACAGGAACTAAGTAAGATGGCTCATGTGCTAATCTGGGATATTAATTCAGCACACCCCATCCCCAGGGTGAGATGAATGAGTTGCCCCCATGCTCAAAGCAAAAGAGGGGGAAAACTATGTATAGAAATCTCTATCTGCATGTGCTGTTGTGGATTTATTGAGTTTAAAATAGGCAGTTTCTGGTCTTTGGTACCTTCTATTTAGTAGCTTTGCAGCAAGAGTCGTGCTGTGTAAATTGAAACCTgactttccctttttaaaaaagtgggtACTTCTAGCAAGTTGGGGAGCACATAACAAATTGGCAGCCACAAGGACAGGCTCTGGACCCACCTTGCAGTCTTATCAGAACCTGTCACTTTGTCAAATTTGTTTCCACTCATTTTATGTGCAGGTTCATGGGTGTGCGCATGTTTGTGTGATACGTCCGTGCTGTGGTGTACAAGTGGAAGACAGAGGGCAGCTTGAAGAGGTTGGTTTTTCCAACCATATGAGATCAAACAATTTATGAGGCTTGGTGAGCAGCAAGCTGGCCCATTTCACCAGCTCACACCTTCTTCTTTGccctttcctttttattgcctttatctctcccacctccccctttttctttttttttttttggggggggggaagaagtagttggagacagggtttctgtgtatagccctggctaccctggatcTCATTTGTacaccaagctgtccttgaactcagagatctgcctacctctgtctcctaaatgcagggattaaaggcatgtgttaccaccGCCTGGCTCTTGAGATCCTTTTAAAGAACTACGTTATTTCAGCACATTCTTTGGTCAAGCAATGGCTCCACATCTTTCAGATGCCCTGCCCTCAAGGAGAGGCAAGATTCTAGGTCTGATTTGGGGCTTACTGATTGCTTGTCTTTGGTGGTGCTGGTAGTGGTCTTAATTTCTTCCGCTGAGATAGCAAAAAGAGATGTTTGACCCTGTAGAGAACAGAACCAGTCCCCAAATGCCACAGGTCTGGAGCAGCGGATCAACAAGGACTATCTAGGTTCTAAGACAAGGCATTCTCTCAGAGGTGGTCTTACTGGTCAGATACTGACAGTctcaatccatccatccagttATGGGCATGGCGTGCAGTCCACCGGCACTACCAGCATGGCAGTCTCTggcagtccttttttttttttttctgctcctgCAGCCCCCATAGATGCATGAGCCAACTTCCTTGTTACTCTGCATCTTTGTGTCTGCCTCTATATTATTCTCATGGCCCAGAAGCTCCAAGGAAGATGGGACCAAGGCAGAGAGCTCAGTTTAACTTTCAGGTAGATCACAGAGTTGGTGGGACGTGCCACGTATTTTTCCTAACAACCTTCAGGATTGCGCAGAACCATTTTTGTTATCCTGGGAGTGCATCCATGGGCACAGCTCTTTGGTCCACCTCTGAGTCTCCTTGTATGCCCACATTCCCCTCTTGAATTGCCTGTGGGCATACCCCCATGCTCCCCACACCTGCCTGGGGACTCCTCCCTATGTCATGTCCAGCAGGTCAACGTCTAAGATGCCACAAGCCCAAGGAGACTGTATTAACAGCAGTTCCCTCAGGTCCTCCCTGGGCATCGGTTCTGTGTTGGACCCAGGCTGTGTACTTTAGGAAACTCTTCTTGGCCAGCTATAATGTCCTACACTctgatcccacccccacccccaggagggCCATGTGTATCAGCTCATGGGACACCTGATATCTCCTGTTCCCTCTCCAGGTccctcctctgcccctctctTGTTCCTCAGCTGCTCCAGGTCAATGGCAGTGTCACATACACTATGATTTGTCCCTCTGTCCAAAGATCTGCTCTGACACTTCTGAACTTCTATATAAtctttcagacacacacaaagcctgGCTTCCACACAGTGATGGGCTTTATCCCAATGCATGCTGTGGGAGAGATTCAAGGTGCCGCTGTAGCCATGAGATTTATTGCTTGGAGCAGTCAAGTACTGACTTACTGTCTCTGGTGCCTTAAACTGTCAGGATGCTAAGGTGGCTGGCTCAAAATATCCTCTCAGGTATCTGAGAGATGCTTCACCCATGTGGGGAGCCAAGACCACTGACTTTCAGGGCCTTCTCTGTGAGGGGTAAGGGAGATAATGGGGAGCTCTTCTCCCCCCCTGACAGCTGGTCCTGTGTTAGTCCTTGTTGTACCTCTCGGCTActtcaggaggaaagaaaagtaaaagcaagAGTTAGCTGAATTCAAGAgattccttctccttttcttccgtCTTGAACAGAATGTTTCAGGTTGAGCCAGCTGGTAAaaagtctccctcctcccttttacTCATTCCATTCCCTTTGGGGTGCTCTTGGGTGAAGACATGATGTCTGGAGCTACAGTAGCCCAGCTGCCTTCAGACCACGAGGACAGGCACTGTGATCTCAGTGAAAGCCACGGACGGAGGATGCACAAGTGCCTGCCTTAGTGCTCCTTACtctctagctcagtggttctcagcctccctaatgccgcagccctttaacacagttcctcaagTCGCAGTGACCCTGaaccataaaaattatttccttgttaCTTCCTAACTGTGACTTTGTTACTGTTCTGAATCCTAATGTGAATAtcagatatgcaggatatttgagaTGTGATTCCCCCAAAGACCTTgtgacccacagattgggaaCTGCCACTCTCGACTCTAGCTTTGCAGTAAAAGCACCCATGGTTGGAGTCATTGCAAGATCTCTGCAGCTCCCTGTCCAGCAAGGGTAACCCCAGGCTcctgagagatcctgcctcaaaacaaacaaacaaataaacaaacaaataattgaaatgggtaaagcacttgctgagcaagccagaagactAGGAGAACAAAATCCAGATCTATTCACCCATTCGAGTccagggcaggcatggtggccagactgtaatcccagaacacaaaaggtagagacaggatcccagagcaagctggctagatAAACGAGCTCAactggtgagctctaggttcaagtGAAAGGCCTTAACTCAGTGTATATggtggagagcagctgagggacacatctggcctccacacatctGTAtccatgcacacccacacacgtgcaaacatgcatacacacagatgcataccgcataagcagaatttaaaaaaaaaaattaagtatatgGTGCCTGAGGATCAACACCATAgcttgtcctctgagctccacatacaTCCTTACACATGGGCACATTTGGACATCTAGTAcccgtgcacacaaacacacacaaagatggaTACCAAAGTCATGCTTTCTACCTGTCAGATTGTCCTATCTGCTACTAATAATCCTCATaccagaaaataatgaaatagagTGTTctttagtttgcttgtttgttttttgtttttgtttgctttggttttattgttatttatttatttttgacatggTCTTGAATATGTACCCTTGgcaggtctggaactcattatagtGATCcagctgaacttgaactcacagaaatctgcctctgtctctcaactgTCGttattaaaggcatataccactacACCTAGCTTGAAATAGATCTCTCATTTTCATTATCACAAGATAGGctctatataattatattgtaagCTTTTTGACCAATGAATGTGTAAACTCTAAAGGTTATTCTtatggtttggatgtgaaatgcCCTGTTCCACACTCCCTTTTACTCAGGCTTGTGTATTTTGAACATTTAGCCCCTCAGCTAGCAGGTCTATTTTGGGAGGCCGTGGAACCACTGGCAAATAGGATCTTATTGGCTGATACAGATCACAGGGGCACACCCTGGGAGATCACAGCCCACTTTATTTCCtgtcctacctctgcttcctggtcactCTTAGTGAGAGGCTGCTGTTATGATAGCCACCATCGCAGACCCCACCTGctctccagccaccatgccttgGTGAATTGTATTCACCTCGCATCCACGGGGCCTCATGGTCTACCATGGTGAATTATAGTCCCTGAGCTGTGAGCCAGAGTAAATCCTTTTTCCCTGAAGTTGCTCCTGCCAGGTATCGTCACAGAGAATAGAAAAGTAATGACCACAGTCGTATATCTAATTACAGGAATCTGGGAAATGACACATAAATCCACCCaaccaacacacacagaaagccagCACGAAGCCAGTGCTGGACACAGGGGCCAGTGAGGTGCAGTTTTCTTGGTTACTAGTTAATTAACTGGGGAAACTTGGCAAAGGCACTCAGCGTCATAAAGCAAGGCAGAACCAGAGAGATGCCAAGAGGGGTCCACAAGAGGGCTGGGCCAGCACACAGGCCAGACTTCATTCCAGCTTGTCTGGAAAGGCTGACTAGCATCCAGCTCTGGTTTCTCAGTTGACAAGAAAGGGGGAACTAGAACAATGAAACCTAAACACCCTGGGctccaccctcccctcctccctggttatgcacctccctctgcctcagtcaGCGCTCCCTTCACTCTGGAATCcatgtaaaaattttatttctctcagtaaaataaaatcacagaattCTCCCTTCAAAATTTCCTGTCTCCGATCTATCCAAAAACTCTAGTGCCAGGAAGGAATGGGGTCGCTTTCATGGGAGAGAAGTTTGTTATGTAACACGCCAATGCCGGGAGAGCCAGTGGACGCGCCGCTGGTGGGTTCTGTCCAAACTTTGCAAGAGGCAAACATGTTTCTCTCAAAAGGACCACAGAACCCCTCCTAAAACATGAGCGAGGAACAGGCTTACACCACAGGAAAAGGTATTTTGTGggtttggtttttaagaaagAACAGACTTAGTCAAGAAAGGCTTAGGAGCTGCCCAACCAACCCTGGATCCTGGTAAATAAATAGCCTGAGATTTCCATCTGGAAGGTGGAAGTCTCAAAGTCAGTCTGAATTAGATCAAGGAACTGCAAACACATTTCAGAGGTATAAATACAGTCATCTCATTTCCTGATACCATTATGGAGACAGGTAAATAGAAACGATTACATCTCAGTTTCTGGAAGGAATCATTTAGTTATTTACAAATTAAGTTTTAAGTGGCCGGCCTACAGCAGCTGGGGAGAAGATAAACTGTTAGAaagctatatattttaaaagcagctCTTGAGTACAACTATATTACCTGTAGAACGCTGGTCGGTGTAGCCCTGTGGGAGGGACAGCTTAATTTTCTGCTGGGAAATGACATGTGAGAAACGCACGTGGTTTCTGGCTTGGAACCTGGAAAGAGCAGATACACACATCCGTTTCAAAGGGGCCTTGGAAATCACTCGCACTTCAACGGCAGTGTGCTAGGTAGTGTCTCTCGGTTTAATAGTTACTTAGtatgggctggggaggtggctcattGGGTACAGTAAGCATGGGGACCTGGgttctgacccccccccccagcacccaggtaaaaagcTGAGGACAAGCGTGCAGCCCTGTAATCCCATGCTACAGAGGCCACAGAATGCATTCTGGCCAGTCTAGATGAATGactgagctccaggttcctgagagactctgtctcaaaaagtaaagtgaagagtgattgaggaagacattagATAAACTGTGGTCTCTATCTGCACACATGCATCTGCATACATACATctactacaccacacacacatacacacacacacatgcacacacacacatgcacacacacacaaacacacatgcacactcagagagagagagagagagagaagacagacagacagatagacagacagacagagacagagagcaagggagagagagcaaattgaagaaagaggagaaaagaaaatctatagCAGAACTTGGGGATttacctcagtggtagagggcttgtgtggcaagcatggGGCTTAAGTTCCATCCCCAGACCTGGGGCTAAACATTTAATTTGAAATGCACAAGATGATGAgatttctcccctcccccattttacATTCCTtgctccccccccttttttttcccccacaatgGTCCCTGACTATTGTGTAAGTGTGGCCATGGGCTGGGCAGACAGAGAAAGGATTCCTACTGCAGGCCTGCATTCAGCGAAGTGGCATGGAGAGTGTAATTGGGCCATGGGTAATTCTTTAAGCTCGAAGTCGAGATCAGTTTCATTTGCATATCTATCTTGAGGAATTATGGGATACCCAGAGCTATTTCTAGAATGCTATTTGCATAATTGTTCTAATCTTTTATGAATACGGCGACATGTGTGGTCTGACAAtggatttttgaaagaaaatttgttaAGTTGCTTTATGAGTTTGTAAAGATATTAGAATTAAATAGTGCTAGGTATATATTTAATAACCTGTTTCTATTGAAGGAACACAATTACATAAAGCCATTAGTCTGCTGCCAATGGCTTCTTACCTTTGCCATTGTTGTTCCCCGAAAGTTTATCATTTAAAGTTGATTTCTCCTTCACACCCCACCAACAACACTTCTTAGAAAGAATTACATTCACTTAAACACCATGAGAAAATGTACAGTTGTTTTGTGACTCTCTGAGTCCCTGCTCCCTGAATTTCTTAATCTGTGGGTATTCGACATGTTTCCAGCTTTGGACACTAGCtacaagacagacagactcacagtCTTTGTGGTCTTTTCTATACTGGGTGCTCATGATCAAACTACCCGAGTTTCACCATTTCTAAAGAGATCCTTGCTCCACTCAGCAATTTCTTCTTCTTGCGGGACCGTCAGGACTACGAGGAGGAAGTGCATGCAAGTCTAGTCCTTCATAGTTTGAACATTCTCAGACTACAGGAGGGAGAACTCCTTTCTGACCTGTGACCACTGTGACTCTCCAGCCATTTCCTCTCCTCCATTCTGGTTCCATTCCTGAGCTGGCCAACCCCAAAAGGACTGTTGAGGtgtggtctgttgctatgtattggaAAGCTAAATTCTGTGCTCAAAGCAAATTCTCACCTTTATAAGCTTTTGTTGTTCCTTaacttaaaactattggttaaataaaattggctacaccCGATTATTGAGCGATTAGAATCTGGTAGGTCTTGAGTTACCTGGTTGGGGGTAGAGAAgctggaaaggagaggagagaccacgaggagagaggggagaaggcacCACTAGAGGAGATGAAC contains:
- the Gpr27 gene encoding probable G-protein coupled receptor 27 — translated: MANASEPGGGGGGGAEAAALGLRLATLSLLLCVSLAGNVLFALLIVRERSLHRAPYYLLLDLCLADGLRALACLPAVMLAARRAAAAAGTPPGALGCKLLAFLAALFCFHAAFLLLGVGVTRYLAIAHHRFYAERLAGWPCAAMLVCAAWALALAAAFPPVLDGGGADDEDAPCALEQRPDGAPGALGFLLLLAAVVGATHLVYLRLLFFIHDRRKMRPARLVPAVSHDWTFHGPGATGQAAANWTAGFGRGPTPPALVGIRPAGPGRGARRLLVLEEFKTEKRLCKMFYAITLLFLLLWGPYVVASYLRVLVRPGAVPQAYLTASVWLTFAQAGINPVVCFLFNRELRDCFRAQFPCCQSPQATQATLPCDLKGIGL